The following coding sequences lie in one Heyndrickxia oleronia genomic window:
- the sigI gene encoding RNA polymerase sigma factor SigI, protein MRGFLVKDKKKTLEEMAFSIQNGDEELLNQLLQDYQPFIKKTVSSVCKHYISNSDDEFSIGLIAFHDAILKFDTSKGSSLLAFAEVIIKRRVIDYLRSTNKYKDLRLDRNPDEDSSSSAYEDTLSIEEYNRSLDNEKRKEEILRLEIVLQSYGLNFHDLVTHSPKHEDARESAISVAKTLVEDEKLFAYLKEKKRLPIKLLEKKVKVSRKTLERNRKYIIAIVLIMSSDFVYLKEYLKGRLT, encoded by the coding sequence ATGCGTGGCTTTTTAGTGAAAGATAAGAAAAAGACATTGGAGGAAATGGCTTTTTCGATCCAAAATGGGGATGAAGAGTTGTTAAACCAACTTCTTCAAGATTATCAACCATTTATAAAAAAGACAGTTTCCTCTGTATGTAAACATTATATAAGTAATAGTGACGATGAATTTAGCATTGGCCTAATCGCATTCCACGATGCCATTCTTAAATTTGATACTTCTAAAGGCTCTTCGTTATTAGCCTTTGCAGAAGTGATTATAAAAAGAAGAGTCATTGATTATTTAAGAAGCACAAATAAGTATAAAGATTTAAGGTTAGATCGCAACCCGGATGAGGATTCCTCATCTTCTGCATATGAGGACACTCTTTCAATTGAAGAGTATAATCGTTCACTGGACAATGAAAAACGTAAAGAAGAGATTTTACGACTTGAAATAGTGTTACAATCCTACGGGTTGAATTTTCACGATTTAGTCACTCATTCTCCAAAACATGAGGATGCAAGAGAAAGCGCAATTTCTGTTGCAAAAACCTTAGTTGAAGATGAAAAGCTTTTTGCTTATTTAAAAGAAAAAAAACGTCTACCAATAAAATTATTAGAGAAAAAAGTGAAGGTTAGTCGTAAAACTCTGGAACGCAATCGAAAGTATATAATTGCCATAGTCTTAATCATGTCTTCTGATTTTGTTTATTTAAAGGAGTATTTAAAAGGACGGTTAACGTAA
- a CDS encoding PAS domain-containing sensor histidine kinase → MTNEQVELKSKYRIARQKGFKLKKNAELFKSLFEEAIDGIVFWGQDGSILMANQSALNIFECTSEEFLKRKLWEFIYNNDQQESILKRFNENESIRDEMLFLMPNGQFKYLEFTSKMSFVDGYNMTIFRNSSYRYQMEQNLRDSEERFRNIFEGSLDGMLLWNKNFHVVDMNPIAAEILGIEKNKIIGKDFREIYRHYPTIYQEMKKHLEELPINGTSDSILPIKHLGINKYLEISSKGNLASNLNLTVIRDVTERRALQEQLQKSDTLMVVGELAAGIAHEIRNPMTALKGFIQLLESSIKEDHSLYFKVITSELKRIESTITEFLVLAKPQAIQFQFHDLQKIMMDTLDLLHGQALMHNIQFEFVHESALPKIFCEPNQMKQVFINIIKNAIEVMQDGGNIRIQIKRDNEEEIHVIIQDEGEGIPKDKINKLGEPFYTTKERGTGLGLMVSFKIIKDHKGRIHVESEVGVGSTFHIYLPISKGNV, encoded by the coding sequence GTGACAAATGAGCAAGTTGAATTAAAAAGCAAATATCGAATTGCTCGTCAAAAGGGATTTAAATTAAAGAAAAATGCCGAGCTTTTTAAAAGTTTATTTGAAGAAGCCATCGACGGTATTGTGTTCTGGGGTCAAGATGGCAGTATTTTAATGGCTAACCAATCCGCTTTAAATATTTTTGAATGTACTTCGGAAGAGTTTTTAAAACGAAAGCTATGGGAATTTATTTATAACAATGATCAACAAGAAAGTATCCTTAAGAGATTCAATGAAAATGAATCAATAAGGGATGAAATGTTGTTTCTTATGCCAAATGGACAATTCAAATATCTAGAATTCACATCGAAAATGAGTTTCGTTGATGGGTATAATATGACTATTTTCCGAAATAGTAGCTACCGATATCAAATGGAACAAAATTTACGAGACAGTGAGGAAAGATTTCGGAATATTTTTGAAGGCTCACTAGATGGGATGTTACTATGGAATAAGAATTTTCATGTAGTTGATATGAATCCAATTGCAGCAGAAATACTCGGTATAGAGAAAAATAAGATTATAGGTAAGGATTTTAGAGAAATTTATCGTCATTACCCTACCATTTATCAAGAAATGAAAAAGCACCTAGAAGAATTGCCGATTAATGGAACATCAGATTCTATCCTACCTATCAAACATTTAGGAATAAATAAATACTTAGAGATTAGTTCTAAAGGCAATTTAGCATCCAATTTAAATTTGACAGTAATCAGAGATGTAACTGAGAGAAGGGCCTTGCAGGAACAATTACAAAAATCTGATACATTAATGGTTGTAGGGGAATTAGCAGCAGGGATTGCCCATGAAATACGAAATCCAATGACTGCACTAAAGGGGTTTATCCAATTACTTGAATCTAGTATAAAAGAAGATCATTCATTATATTTCAAAGTGATTACTTCAGAATTAAAACGAATTGAATCTACTATTACGGAATTTCTTGTTCTAGCAAAACCACAAGCTATTCAATTTCAATTCCATGATCTTCAAAAAATAATGATGGATACATTAGATTTATTACATGGGCAAGCTCTTATGCATAATATTCAATTTGAATTTGTCCATGAATCCGCATTGCCCAAAATTTTCTGTGAACCAAACCAAATGAAACAAGTATTTATAAATATTATTAAAAATGCAATAGAAGTAATGCAAGATGGGGGAAATATTCGTATCCAAATTAAAAGAGATAATGAGGAAGAAATACATGTAATTATTCAGGATGAAGGCGAAGGGATCCCGAAGGATAAAATAAATAAATTAGGTGAACCATTTTATACAACAAAGGAAAGGGGAACAGGCCTAGGACTAATGGTAAGCTTTAAAATTATTAAAGATCATAAAGGTAGGATTCATGTCGAAAGCGAAGTCGGTGTTGGCTCAACCTTTCATATATATTTACCCATTTCTAAAGGGAATGTCTAA
- a CDS encoding anti-sigma factor domain-containing protein, with amino-acid sequence MKKGVVLEIKRQYLVMLTPEGEFVKGKNNGTPLEVGEEIFFYPYEESKANRKKFTFWSLSSSVAAILFICFLIINPLKKDQAFAYVTMDMDSSIEFVLDENLHIIGTHAYNSAGEKLLSTIQIEKNQLFTPVATKLINQYDSLNSEKNIVIASISKDEKNQQRIEKEVQKIQHNVQKKEANIKVIKGSMKERASAQKKGISAGKFISEENKGKKEVKQDRSADSNHKTSISNIKIEKQSDPFDQKDMRIKPVQRMRKDEEKKWKQERIEKEIKKETQKETDTKVHIHNENRNEQNWSHIKNRDRKVVPSIPKRFNKHENPSPNVKNVAPNSKNNNGINSKRNQNANKWRNDKHNGWENSNRGNNHKQNHKEP; translated from the coding sequence ATGAAAAAAGGAGTCGTATTAGAAATAAAACGTCAGTATTTAGTCATGCTGACCCCTGAAGGTGAATTTGTAAAGGGAAAGAATAATGGAACTCCTTTGGAAGTTGGGGAAGAAATCTTTTTTTATCCATATGAGGAATCTAAAGCAAATCGTAAAAAATTCACGTTTTGGTCCTTATCATCTAGTGTTGCTGCTATCCTTTTTATATGCTTTTTAATTATAAATCCTTTGAAAAAGGATCAAGCTTTTGCATATGTAACCATGGATATGGATTCAAGTATAGAATTTGTTTTAGATGAAAATTTACATATTATAGGTACCCATGCTTATAATTCAGCTGGTGAGAAATTATTATCAACTATTCAAATTGAGAAGAATCAATTATTTACTCCTGTTGCTACTAAGTTAATTAATCAATATGATTCACTAAACTCAGAAAAGAACATCGTTATTGCTTCTATTTCAAAAGACGAAAAAAATCAGCAGCGAATTGAAAAGGAAGTACAAAAGATCCAACATAATGTTCAAAAGAAAGAAGCTAATATCAAGGTGATTAAAGGATCAATGAAGGAAAGAGCTTCTGCACAAAAAAAAGGGATATCAGCGGGAAAATTTATTTCTGAAGAAAATAAGGGTAAAAAGGAAGTAAAGCAAGATCGTTCAGCTGATTCAAATCATAAAACAAGTATATCCAATATAAAAATCGAAAAACAAAGCGACCCATTTGATCAAAAGGATATGAGGATAAAACCAGTCCAACGAATGAGGAAAGATGAAGAGAAGAAGTGGAAGCAAGAGCGTATTGAAAAAGAGATAAAAAAAGAAACACAGAAAGAAACGGATACAAAAGTACATATACATAATGAGAATAGAAATGAACAAAATTGGTCGCATATAAAGAATCGAGATAGGAAAGTTGTGCCTTCTATACCAAAGCGATTCAATAAACATGAAAATCCTTCACCTAATGTCAAAAATGTAGCCCCTAATTCTAAAAATAATAATGGAATAAACTCTAAACGGAATCAAAACGCTAATAAGTGGAGGAACGATAAACATAATGGTTGGGAGAACAGCAATAGAGGAAACAACCATAAACAAAACCATAAAGAGCCCTAA
- a CDS encoding B12-binding domain-containing radical SAM protein, whose amino-acid sequence MKIIASTLNAKYIHTNLAIRYLKAAAAPEYNVELAEYTIKDPVMNIVSDLFTKKPDVIGFSCYIWNIEETIRVIQMLKKIMPELTIILGGPEVTYDTVYWLQRLPEIDIIVMGEGEETFKHLLSEIQGEKDFSSVPGIGYMENGKVKINPQRNKIDLRELPSPYRFEEDLPHLSKRVIYIETSRGCPFNCQFCLSSIEVGVRYFNREKIKDDIRFLMDHGARTIKFVDRTFNISRSYAMEMFQFLIDEHKPGTVFQFEITGDIMRPEVIQFLNDNAPKGLFRFEIGVQSTNDLTNELVKRRQNFEKLTRTVTMVKDGGKIDQHLDLIAGLPEEDYQSFRKTFNDVFALRPEELQLGFLKMLRGTGLRLRAKEHQYIFMDHAPYEILGNNILSFDDIVRIKQVEDVLEKYWNDHRMDQTIEYLVSNIFETPFDFFQEFGAYWEEKGWSRIGHQLEDLFKRLQSFLRTIPQASQQINTIEGLMKYDYLHNQRYKPRKPWWSYEVDKAERNKVYKAIVEKPDVLDKNLRSMNLSEKDLLKHTIVEKVPFSLDIYLNSGQINQATDSYMVVYYEPKSGQSSIYSLCI is encoded by the coding sequence ATGAAAATTATCGCAAGTACACTGAATGCAAAATATATTCATACAAATTTAGCGATTCGTTATTTAAAGGCAGCTGCGGCGCCTGAATATAATGTCGAACTCGCAGAATATACGATTAAAGATCCTGTAATGAATATTGTTTCTGATTTATTCACAAAAAAACCAGATGTTATAGGATTTAGCTGTTATATTTGGAATATCGAGGAAACGATTCGAGTGATTCAAATGCTAAAAAAAATCATGCCAGAATTAACGATTATTCTTGGGGGACCAGAGGTTACATACGATACAGTTTACTGGCTACAACGGTTACCCGAGATTGATATCATTGTAATGGGGGAAGGAGAAGAGACCTTTAAACATCTACTTTCAGAGATACAAGGTGAAAAAGATTTTTCCAGTGTTCCTGGAATCGGCTATATGGAAAATGGAAAAGTGAAAATCAATCCACAAAGGAATAAAATTGATTTACGTGAACTTCCTTCACCATATCGCTTTGAAGAGGATCTTCCTCATCTTTCAAAAAGAGTCATTTATATTGAAACTAGTAGAGGTTGTCCGTTTAATTGTCAATTCTGTCTCTCCTCTATTGAAGTTGGTGTCCGATATTTTAATCGAGAAAAAATCAAGGATGATATTCGTTTTTTAATGGATCATGGGGCAAGAACGATTAAATTTGTAGATCGTACCTTCAATATTAGTCGAAGCTATGCAATGGAAATGTTCCAATTTTTAATTGATGAGCATAAACCCGGAACTGTCTTTCAATTTGAAATTACTGGAGATATTATGCGTCCAGAAGTCATTCAATTTTTAAATGATAATGCTCCTAAAGGACTTTTCCGTTTTGAAATTGGTGTTCAATCAACCAATGATTTAACCAATGAATTGGTTAAACGCAGGCAGAATTTCGAAAAACTTACAAGAACAGTTACAATGGTTAAAGACGGAGGAAAAATTGATCAGCATTTAGACCTTATAGCCGGATTACCAGAAGAAGATTATCAATCCTTTAGGAAAACCTTCAATGATGTTTTTGCCTTACGTCCAGAAGAACTCCAACTAGGATTTTTAAAAATGCTACGTGGTACAGGGTTAAGGCTTCGTGCGAAAGAACATCAATATATTTTCATGGATCATGCACCATATGAAATATTAGGAAATAACATTCTTTCATTTGATGATATTGTTCGCATAAAACAGGTAGAAGATGTACTTGAAAAATATTGGAATGATCATCGAATGGATCAAACAATTGAGTATCTCGTATCAAATATTTTCGAAACTCCATTTGACTTTTTCCAAGAATTTGGTGCCTACTGGGAAGAAAAAGGCTGGAGTAGAATTGGTCACCAACTAGAGGATTTATTTAAAAGACTTCAATCATTTTTAAGAACGATTCCACAAGCAAGTCAACAGATTAATACTATTGAGGGATTAATGAAATATGATTATTTACATAATCAGCGTTATAAGCCGAGAAAACCTTGGTGGAGCTACGAGGTGGATAAAGCTGAACGTAATAAAGTATATAAGGCTATCGTCGAAAAACCTGATGTATTAGATAAAAATCTTAGATCAATGAACTTGTCTGAAAAGGATTTGCTGAAACATACAATTGTTGAGAAAGTTCCTTTTTCACTAGATATTTATCTAAATTCCGGTCAGATCAACCAAGCAACAGATAGTTATATGGTTGTCTATTATGAACCGAAATCAGGACAATCCTCAATTTATTCATTATGCATTTAA
- a CDS encoding TrkH family potassium uptake protein: MKNYLKTKIKKLTPFQLIVYYYFLTVSVSTLFLSLPLALKPGVRIPLIDTIFVAASAVSVTGLSTINISETFSTSGIVILMLILQVGGIGIMSITTFFWLLLGKKIGLKQRKLIMTDQNQMNLAGLVKMLKMILLLIILIELCGALILGTYFLRYYPNWQEAYLHGLFSSISATTNAGFDLTGQSLIPFAQDYFVQFINMILITLGAIGFPVLMELKEFLFRKKTAVKFHFSLFTKITTSTYAILLVFGTITIFLIEKDLFLKGKEWYDAFFYTTFQSNTTRSAGLVTMDINEFSTPTLLIMAGLMFIGASPSSVGGGIRTTTFAIIVLFFIHFAKGNRNIKIFKREIHEMDVLKALAVFVIASFICVVSVILLSISEDQSLLSLIFEVCSAFGTTGASLGITPDLTIFGKCLLIVLMFIGRVGLVSLMYLMGGRDQSNNYHYPKERLIIG; this comes from the coding sequence ATGAAAAATTATTTAAAAACAAAAATAAAAAAATTAACACCGTTTCAATTAATCGTATATTATTACTTTTTAACGGTATCTGTTTCAACTCTTTTTCTTAGTCTACCATTAGCTCTTAAGCCAGGTGTACGTATTCCTTTGATTGATACTATATTTGTTGCCGCAAGTGCAGTTAGTGTCACTGGATTATCAACAATAAATATTTCAGAAACCTTTAGTACTAGTGGGATTGTTATTTTGATGCTAATTCTTCAAGTAGGTGGAATTGGCATTATGTCGATCACTACATTTTTTTGGCTTCTTTTAGGTAAGAAAATTGGTTTAAAGCAAAGGAAGCTAATTATGACTGATCAAAATCAGATGAATTTAGCTGGTTTGGTAAAAATGCTAAAAATGATATTACTATTAATCATCTTGATTGAATTATGTGGAGCATTAATTTTAGGTACATACTTTTTACGTTATTATCCTAATTGGCAAGAGGCCTATCTCCATGGATTATTTTCGTCCATTAGTGCGACAACGAATGCAGGATTTGATTTGACAGGACAATCACTAATTCCATTTGCCCAGGATTACTTTGTACAGTTTATCAATATGATTCTGATCACTTTAGGAGCGATCGGTTTTCCTGTATTAATGGAATTAAAAGAATTTTTGTTTCGAAAGAAAACTGCAGTGAAATTTCATTTTTCTTTATTTACAAAAATTACAACTTCTACCTATGCGATATTATTAGTGTTTGGTACCATTACGATATTTTTAATTGAAAAGGATCTTTTCTTAAAAGGGAAAGAATGGTATGATGCGTTTTTTTACACAACTTTCCAATCTAACACAACAAGAAGTGCAGGGTTAGTGACGATGGATATAAATGAATTTTCTACGCCAACACTTCTTATTATGGCTGGATTAATGTTCATAGGTGCTTCACCTAGTTCAGTAGGTGGTGGAATACGAACAACAACCTTTGCGATTATTGTCTTATTCTTTATCCACTTTGCTAAAGGAAATAGAAATATTAAAATTTTTAAAAGAGAAATTCATGAAATGGATGTTCTTAAAGCATTAGCTGTTTTCGTTATTGCTTCATTTATTTGTGTAGTCTCTGTAATTTTGCTGTCTATTTCTGAAGACCAAAGCCTACTTTCTTTAATATTCGAGGTATGCTCAGCTTTCGGTACAACAGGAGCATCGCTAGGGATTACGCCGGATTTGACTATTTTTGGTAAATGCTTATTAATTGTCCTGATGTTTATTGGTCGAGTCGGACTTGTTTCCCTTATGTACTTAATGGGAGGAAGAGATCAATCCAATAATTACCATTACCCAAAGGAAAGACTAATTATTGGTTAA
- a CDS encoding alpha/beta-type small acid-soluble spore protein, whose protein sequence is MARSSNKLLVPGVEQYLDQVKYEIAQEFGVNLGSDTVSRANGSVGGEITKRLVKQAQSQLSGNQNQ, encoded by the coding sequence ATGGCAAGAAGTAGTAATAAACTATTAGTACCAGGAGTAGAACAATATTTAGATCAAGTGAAATATGAAATAGCACAAGAATTTGGAGTAAATCTTGGTTCAGATACAGTTTCACGTGCAAATGGTTCTGTAGGAGGAGAAATTACTAAAAGATTAGTAAAACAAGCTCAGAGCCAACTATCTGGAAATCAAAATCAATAA